The following proteins are co-located in the Manihot esculenta cultivar AM560-2 chromosome 9, M.esculenta_v8, whole genome shotgun sequence genome:
- the LOC110623701 gene encoding zinc finger protein ZAT11: MAMKRTRDNYRNLESLDMAKCLILLSQTLQNNNPIKPFNTHHVDDDHLFECKTCNKKFPSFQALGGHRASHKKPKIMGDNTNNDDNNKPISVKLQISSAAKPKMHECSICGMEFALGQALGGHMRKHRAAITQGFGSAHAHPVVSKLPVMRRSNSIKRVFGLDLNLTPLENDLEYLFGKMAPKVDPLI; encoded by the coding sequence ATGGCTATGAAGAGAACCAGAGACAATTACAGAAATCTCGAGAGCTTAGACATGGCCAAGTGCCTCATTCTCCTCtctcaaacccttcaaaacaacaATCCCATAAAACCCTTCAACACCCACCACGTCGACGACGACCATCTCTTCGAGTGCAAGACTTGCAACAAAAAGTTCCCTTCGTTTCAAGCTCTAGGCGGCCACCGAGCAAGCCACAAGAAGCCAAAAATCATGGGAGACAATACTAATAACGATGATAATAACAAACCCATTAGTGTGAAACTTCAAATTAGCAGCGCAGCAAAGCCGAAGATGCATGAGTGCTCAATCTGTGGAATGGAGTTTGCTTTAGGGCAAGCTTTGGGTGGCCACATGAGGAAGCATAGAGCTGCGATAACGCAAGGCTTTGGGTCTGCTCATGCTCATCCTGTGGTTTCGAAATTGCCTGTGATGAGAAGATCCAATAGTATTAAGAGAGTTTTTGGCTTGGATTTGAATCTTACTCCTTTAGAGAATGACCTTGAATATTTGTTTGGGAAGATGGCTCCCAAAGTTGATCCTTTGATTTGA